One region of Streptomyces rishiriensis genomic DNA includes:
- a CDS encoding Nramp family divalent metal transporter has product MADTTGPPTGNSTHTEAPSGIDNASPRKSSWKYIGPGIVVAATGVGAGDLVATLIAGSNFGYTLLWAAVVGCLVKISLAEAAGRWHLSTGRTLFDGWASLGRWTTWFFVVYVIVWGFVYGAAAMSSSALPLQALFPDVMDLEAWAVACGLVGLVFVWFNKYAVFEKVMTVLVGVMFVVTVYLAVRVTPHLGDAFAGLLPVLPDEKDSVLNTLGLIGGVGGTITLAAYGYWVNAKGWTNTGWMKVMRLDNRVAYVTTGVFVVAMLFVGAELLHSANVAIASGDKGLVQLSDILEAKYGTATAKFFLIGFFATSFTSLIGVWHGVSLMFADFVARYRGRGDASGAEVASGERERSWPFRAYLLWLTFPPIVLLFQGQPFRLIILYGVLGAAFLPFLAGTLLWLLNSSRTPGEWRNGPLSNAMLALAGLLFLVLCVKQIWDQPWSEFF; this is encoded by the coding sequence ATGGCGGACACCACGGGACCCCCCACGGGAAACTCCACGCACACCGAGGCACCATCCGGCATCGACAACGCGTCTCCTCGCAAGTCCAGTTGGAAGTACATCGGCCCCGGCATCGTCGTCGCCGCCACCGGCGTCGGCGCCGGTGACCTGGTGGCCACCCTCATCGCCGGCAGCAACTTCGGCTACACCCTGCTCTGGGCGGCGGTCGTCGGCTGCCTGGTCAAGATCTCGCTGGCCGAGGCGGCCGGCCGATGGCACCTCTCCACCGGCCGCACCCTCTTCGACGGCTGGGCGAGCCTCGGCCGCTGGACGACGTGGTTCTTCGTCGTCTACGTGATCGTCTGGGGCTTCGTCTACGGCGCGGCGGCGATGTCGTCGAGCGCGCTGCCCCTCCAGGCGCTGTTCCCGGACGTGATGGACCTCGAGGCGTGGGCCGTCGCCTGCGGCCTCGTGGGCCTGGTGTTCGTCTGGTTCAACAAGTACGCCGTCTTCGAGAAGGTCATGACGGTCCTGGTGGGTGTCATGTTCGTGGTGACGGTGTACCTGGCGGTCCGGGTCACCCCCCACCTCGGTGACGCCTTCGCGGGCCTCCTCCCGGTCCTGCCGGACGAGAAGGACTCCGTCCTCAACACCCTCGGCCTGATCGGCGGCGTCGGCGGCACGATCACCCTCGCGGCGTACGGCTACTGGGTCAACGCCAAGGGCTGGACGAACACCGGCTGGATGAAGGTGATGCGGCTCGACAACCGGGTCGCGTACGTGACGACGGGCGTCTTCGTCGTCGCCATGCTCTTCGTCGGCGCGGAGCTGCTGCACTCCGCGAACGTGGCGATCGCGAGCGGCGACAAGGGGCTCGTCCAGCTGAGCGACATCCTGGAGGCGAAGTACGGCACGGCGACCGCCAAGTTCTTCCTGATCGGCTTCTTCGCCACCTCCTTCACCTCCCTGATCGGCGTCTGGCACGGCGTGAGCCTGATGTTCGCCGACTTCGTGGCCCGCTACCGGGGCCGCGGCGACGCGAGCGGGGCGGAGGTCGCCTCCGGCGAGCGGGAGCGTTCCTGGCCCTTCCGCGCCTATCTGCTGTGGCTGACCTTCCCGCCGATCGTGCTGCTCTTCCAGGGCCAGCCGTTCCGCTTGATCATCCTGTACGGCGTGCTGGGCGCGGCCTTCCTGCCGTTCCTGGCCGGGACGCTCCTGTGGCTGCTCAACTCCTCCCGAACGCCCGGTGAGTGGCGCAACGGACCGCTGAGCAACGCGATGCTGGCGCTGGCGGGACTGCTGTTCCTGGTGCTGTGCGTCAAGCAGATCTGGGACCAGCCGTGGTCGGAGTTCTTCTGA
- a CDS encoding SigE family RNA polymerase sigma factor gives MRQAARADEYAEFAAARTGHLYRSACLLTAGDTHLAEDLVQETLGRLYVRWGRVSRVDNPAGYAQTVLTRAFLAHQRRRSSRERAVEKLPDVADGDGTDTPLRLTLMQALGRLPAKDRAVVVLRYWEDRSIEETAGAMNASSAAVRTRCTRALGRLRELLGEDISEYARP, from the coding sequence ATGAGGCAGGCCGCCCGCGCGGACGAGTACGCCGAGTTCGCCGCGGCGCGTACCGGCCACCTCTACCGGTCGGCGTGTCTGCTCACCGCCGGGGACACGCACCTCGCCGAGGACCTGGTCCAGGAGACCCTCGGCAGGCTCTACGTGCGCTGGGGGCGGGTGTCCCGGGTCGACAACCCGGCGGGGTACGCGCAGACCGTCCTCACCCGCGCGTTCCTCGCCCACCAGCGGCGCCGCAGCAGCCGCGAGCGGGCCGTGGAGAAGCTCCCGGACGTGGCCGACGGCGACGGCACCGACACACCGTTGCGGCTGACCCTGATGCAGGCGCTCGGGCGGCTGCCCGCCAAGGACCGGGCGGTCGTGGTCCTGCGGTACTGGGAGGACCGCTCGATCGAGGAGACCGCGGGCGCGATGAACGCGAGTTCGGCGGCCGTGCGGACGCGGTGCACACGAGCGCTGGGACGGCTGCGGGAACTGCTGGGCGAGGACATCTCCGAGTACGCCCGCCCCTGA
- a CDS encoding IclR family transcriptional regulator, which translates to MSQTVDRALSILPLLAEGPADLGQVADRLGVHKSTALRLLRTLHEHGLVYRQSDQRYRLGARLFALAQEAMENLDIREIAHPHLARLNETCGHTVHLAVYEEGEVLYIDKVESRYPVRMYSRIGKPVAITVAAVAKLLLADLPEPERRVIAEKLDYPLYTARSTPNAQAFLRELEKVREQGWATDLGGHEESINCAAAPIRGADGRVVAAMSVSAPNVVVTAEELLTLLPLVRRTADAISGEYSGRTPIKEAPKE; encoded by the coding sequence ATGAGCCAGACCGTCGACCGAGCGCTGAGCATCCTGCCGCTGCTCGCCGAGGGCCCCGCCGACCTCGGACAGGTCGCCGACCGCCTCGGCGTGCACAAATCGACGGCCCTGCGGCTGTTGCGCACCCTGCACGAGCACGGCCTCGTCTACCGCCAGTCCGACCAGCGCTACCGCCTGGGCGCCCGCCTCTTCGCCCTCGCCCAGGAGGCGATGGAGAACCTCGACATCCGCGAGATCGCCCATCCGCACCTGGCCCGCCTGAACGAGACCTGCGGGCACACCGTGCACCTCGCCGTCTACGAGGAGGGCGAGGTGCTCTACATCGACAAGGTGGAGAGCCGCTACCCGGTGCGGATGTACTCACGGATCGGCAAACCCGTCGCCATCACGGTCGCCGCCGTCGCCAAGCTGCTCCTCGCCGACCTGCCGGAGCCCGAGCGGCGGGTGATCGCGGAGAAGCTCGACTACCCCCTCTACACGGCCCGTTCGACCCCCAACGCGCAGGCTTTCCTGCGCGAGCTGGAAAAGGTGCGCGAACAGGGCTGGGCCACCGACCTCGGTGGCCACGAGGAGTCCATCAACTGTGCCGCCGCGCCGATCCGGGGCGCCGACGGCCGGGTGGTCGCCGCGATGTCGGTCTCCGCGCCGAACGTCGTCGTCACCGCCGAGGAACTCCTCACCCTGCTCCCGCTGGTGCGCCGCACGGCGGACGCCATCAGCGGCGAGTACTCCGGCAGGACCCCGATCAAGGAAGCCCCGAAGGAATGA
- a CDS encoding M14 family metallopeptidase, which yields MRLRIRGSGAGATSAHRGRRTTVLAALLALALAAPVSATVTDAAAGSAPKAAPSADDIRQYEIHVHHSTPHMRTAIAASGVSVDEADEETVVVSGRADQVRKLRAQGYEVSPLGSAPDRAAEDEVRLFDFPTADSKYHNYAEMTTEIDQRIAAYPGIMSKRVIGKSYQGRDIVAVKISDNVATDEAEPEVLFTHHQHAREHLTVEMALYLIRELGAGYGSDSRVTGMVNGREIWIVPDLNPDGGEYDIATGSYRSWRKNRQPNSGSSYVGTDLNRNWNYKFGCCGGSSGSTSSETYRGAAAESAPEVKVVADFVRGRIVGGKQQITAGIDFHTYSQLVLWPFGYTSADTATGMTADDNAAFKAVGQKMAASNGYTPEQSSDLYITDGSIDDYLWGTQKIFSYTFEMYPSSASGGGFYPPDEIIERETSRNRDAVLQLLENADCMYRSIGKQTQYCV from the coding sequence ATGCGACTTCGCATTCGCGGCTCAGGCGCCGGCGCCACAAGCGCCCACCGCGGCAGGCGGACCACCGTCCTCGCCGCACTGCTCGCCCTCGCTCTCGCCGCGCCGGTCTCGGCGACGGTCACCGACGCCGCGGCGGGCAGCGCCCCGAAGGCGGCGCCCTCCGCCGACGACATCCGCCAGTACGAGATCCACGTCCACCACAGCACCCCCCACATGCGCACCGCGATCGCCGCCTCCGGGGTGAGCGTCGACGAGGCCGACGAGGAGACCGTCGTGGTCTCCGGCCGCGCGGACCAGGTGAGAAAGCTGCGCGCGCAGGGGTACGAGGTCTCGCCTCTGGGGTCGGCGCCGGACCGGGCCGCCGAGGACGAGGTACGGCTCTTCGACTTCCCGACCGCCGACTCGAAGTACCACAACTACGCCGAGATGACGACGGAGATCGACCAGCGCATCGCCGCCTACCCGGGCATCATGAGCAAGCGGGTCATCGGCAAGTCGTACCAGGGCCGGGACATCGTGGCCGTCAAGATCAGCGACAACGTCGCCACGGACGAGGCCGAGCCGGAGGTGCTGTTCACCCACCACCAGCACGCCCGCGAACACCTCACCGTGGAGATGGCGCTGTACCTGATCCGTGAGCTGGGGGCCGGCTACGGATCCGACTCCCGGGTCACCGGCATGGTCAACGGCCGCGAGATCTGGATCGTCCCCGACCTCAACCCGGACGGCGGCGAGTACGACATCGCCACCGGCTCGTACCGCTCCTGGCGCAAGAACCGGCAGCCCAACTCCGGTTCCTCGTACGTCGGTACGGATCTCAACCGGAACTGGAACTACAAGTTCGGCTGCTGCGGCGGCTCTTCGGGGTCCACGTCCTCCGAGACCTACCGGGGCGCGGCCGCCGAGTCCGCGCCCGAGGTGAAGGTCGTCGCCGACTTCGTGCGCGGCCGGATCGTGGGCGGGAAGCAGCAGATCACCGCCGGGATCGACTTCCACACGTACAGCCAGCTGGTGTTGTGGCCGTTCGGCTACACGAGCGCGGACACGGCCACCGGGATGACCGCGGACGACAACGCCGCGTTCAAGGCCGTCGGGCAGAAGATGGCCGCGAGCAACGGGTACACCCCGGAGCAGTCCAGCGACCTGTACATCACCGACGGGTCGATCGACGACTACCTCTGGGGTACGCAGAAGATCTTCTCGTACACCTTCGAGATGTATCCGTCGTCCGCTTCCGGAGGAGGGTTCTACCCGCCCGACGAGATCATCGAGCGGGAGACCTCCCGCAACCGGGACGCGGTGCTTCAGCTTCTCGAGAACGCGGACTGCATGTACCGCTCCATCGGGAAACAGACCCAGTACTGCGTCTAG
- a CDS encoding RidA family protein, whose protein sequence is MTEKTALTPKTHTTPPARFSHGVRKGNILQVAGQVGFLPAEEGRPPTPAGPTLREQTLQTLANVKAILEEGGARWDDVMMIRVYLTDTAHFAEFNTLYNDYFGEQALTAPPAARTTVYVGLPAGLLVEIDALAVLG, encoded by the coding sequence ATGACCGAGAAGACCGCCCTCACCCCCAAGACCCACACCACCCCGCCCGCGAGGTTCTCGCACGGGGTACGGAAGGGCAACATCCTCCAGGTCGCGGGCCAGGTCGGCTTCCTGCCCGCCGAAGAGGGCAGGCCGCCGACGCCCGCGGGCCCCACCCTGCGCGAGCAGACCCTCCAGACCCTCGCCAACGTCAAGGCGATCCTCGAGGAGGGCGGCGCGCGCTGGGACGACGTGATGATGATCCGCGTCTACCTGACGGACACGGCGCACTTCGCCGAGTTCAACACGCTCTACAACGACTACTTCGGGGAGCAGGCCCTCACCGCCCCGCCCGCGGCCCGCACGACGGTCTACGTCGGCCTGCCGGCCGGGCTCCTGGTCGAGATCGACGCGCTCGCCGTCCTCGGCTGA
- a CDS encoding GntP family permease, with translation MPLPLAASTPAEAPPHTGGLLLLIDGTAGLLTVAALGIALLLFLIIKVRIQPFVALLAVSIAVGLLAGLSVTELFGTVQRSDAVSTIESGMGGILGHVAIIIGLGTMLGAVLEVSGGAEVLASRLLGVFGERRAPLAMGLTGLIFGIPVFFDVGIFVLAPIVYAAAKRGGRSILLYCLPLLAGLSMTHAFLPPHPGPVAAAGLLHVDLGWVILMGVVCGIPAVLAAWAFSAWVGRRIFVAVPQDMVEAAAEAKRAVVEEQRAQGVVPREDPVPLGTVLGIIGTPLVLILAATFSSIALDPSTLRSVIEFFGSPFVALTIALLLAYYLLGIRRGWSRKSLETVSTASLKPVGNILLVVGAGGIFGAVLKASGVAQALSDTFNDVGLPVIVLSYLISVVLRVAQGSATVAIVTTAGIVAPLLAEGDHSQAFVALVIMAISAGSIFASHVNDGGFWMVAKYFGISERDTLKTWTVLETVLSVAGFVMAAGMSLFV, from the coding sequence ATGCCCCTTCCGCTCGCGGCATCCACCCCCGCCGAGGCCCCACCCCACACCGGCGGACTGCTTCTCCTCATCGACGGCACCGCAGGCCTGCTGACGGTCGCCGCCCTCGGTATCGCCCTTCTCCTCTTCCTGATCATCAAGGTCAGGATCCAGCCCTTCGTGGCCCTCCTCGCGGTCTCCATAGCCGTCGGCCTGCTGGCCGGTCTGTCGGTGACCGAACTCTTCGGCACCGTCCAGCGTTCGGACGCCGTCTCCACCATCGAGTCCGGGATGGGCGGCATCCTCGGCCATGTCGCGATCATCATCGGCCTGGGCACGATGCTCGGCGCGGTCCTCGAAGTCAGCGGCGGCGCCGAGGTGTTGGCCTCCCGGCTGCTCGGCGTGTTCGGCGAGCGGCGGGCGCCCCTCGCCATGGGCCTGACCGGCCTGATCTTCGGCATCCCGGTCTTCTTCGACGTCGGCATCTTCGTGCTGGCCCCGATCGTCTACGCGGCCGCCAAGCGGGGCGGCCGGTCGATCCTGCTGTACTGCCTTCCGCTGCTCGCGGGTCTGTCGATGACCCACGCGTTCCTGCCCCCGCACCCCGGCCCGGTCGCGGCCGCCGGCCTGCTGCACGTCGACCTCGGCTGGGTCATCCTCATGGGTGTCGTCTGCGGGATCCCGGCCGTGCTGGCGGCCTGGGCGTTCTCGGCGTGGGTCGGCCGCCGCATCTTCGTCGCCGTCCCGCAGGACATGGTCGAGGCGGCGGCGGAGGCCAAGCGGGCGGTCGTCGAGGAGCAGCGGGCGCAGGGCGTGGTCCCGCGCGAGGACCCGGTGCCGCTGGGCACGGTCCTCGGGATCATCGGTACGCCGCTGGTGCTGATCCTCGCCGCCACGTTCTCGTCGATCGCGCTGGACCCGTCCACGCTCCGCTCGGTGATCGAGTTCTTCGGCAGCCCGTTCGTGGCGCTGACCATCGCCCTGCTCCTCGCCTACTACCTGCTCGGCATCCGGCGGGGCTGGTCCCGCAAGTCGCTGGAGACGGTCTCGACGGCCTCGCTGAAGCCGGTCGGCAACATCCTGCTGGTCGTCGGCGCGGGCGGGATCTTCGGCGCCGTCCTGAAGGCCAGCGGGGTGGCCCAGGCGCTGTCGGACACCTTCAACGACGTGGGCCTGCCGGTGATCGTCCTGTCCTACCTGATCTCGGTGGTGCTGCGGGTCGCGCAGGGCTCGGCGACGGTGGCGATCGTGACGACGGCGGGCATCGTGGCGCCGCTGCTCGCCGAGGGCGACCACTCGCAGGCCTTCGTGGCCCTCGTCATCATGGCCATCTCCGCGGGCTCCATCTTCGCCTCGCACGTCAACGACGGCGGGTTCTGGATGGTGGCCAAGTACTTCGGCATCAGCGAGCGCGACACCCTGAAGACCTGGACCGTGCTGGAGACGGTGCTGTCGGTGGCCGGCTTCGTGATGGCGGCCGGAATGAGCCTCTTCGTGTAG